The genomic region tccgcgtgaagcatcctggttagaattgccgttcacgacgcagttgaagggagtgacctctgcgcggcagttgtgtcacatggcgttgaaccatcgcgggaacaaaagtttcgtcaagcagccacgcagtaccaaAAGAGCtactgctgggcagaagacctccataatgtgaggaatctgccgtgattggtgttcatagctcatgtgattcatgtgtgtgtagttgaacgtgcttcattttctacatgctgaaatgcatttcatgctcaaatgcagcatactcagagtggtatcatccatatgtatggtcgcacaacccacttacaacagtaaaaatgagaaacaaaccaccctgtcgtcagatgatccatcttcgccacgttaggaatGTATGCCGTTGGTTACAAAACTAGTACTATTCCGCGCcgggttagagtagtggttgcgcacCTGACTTCCATTCGTGATGTCCCCGGTTCAAAACGcaggaagtctttagttgctgatggtgaaTGTGGAAACACACCTGTGAGTGACTTatgttgtcttttatgtatgaaagtgcacgaaacagagtggcctttgtggttggcgcgccatagtaaagctacatattgaacacctgggttcaatcctcgcaggatgggttggcgctgttatgtcattttaaaactgtcaaaacacaaaatgaaaagcctaaagtgagtactaattaactgaattaggcctattacatggaactgaagccaaatcatcacaaatcaATGAACATGAGAAAATCATACAATTCATTTGAATCCACCAAGCTGGATCGCTCATTGGCACATGTACTCATGGCACATGCACATGGCACATGCACatgaccagttctacatgtttgggcgCCAACATTTGTATGTAGCCATTATGGATTTTTAAATACGTTTCTAGGGATAAAATACCAAATACAACAAAATTGCAAAATTCTTATAATATAATGCCAAAATGGATTCTGACTGGCCTCTGCGCTCCTCCGTTggtgcccctagagtgcagtaccaccagaAAAAAACCTCTCTAAAGTCATTTTGTGTTCATATGCTCAATTCAGAACAAAAAGCTGAAATCAGATCTGTGCCATGTTTCGGGGGCATATTGCTGCCATCAATCAGTGACAAGGCAATATGTACCCTGTAAGTGGCGGTTAAATCTAATATCAATATACCGGTGGCACCTAGGGTGTGGCCACGCAAAACGGCTGAACACGTCAGTTGTTCATATCTACACCCAATTCAGAGGTCTGGGGAGGGGACAAGCACACAGCTCATCTTGCCTGACCAGATGATCAAAGTTGGAGGATGGACATTCACACATCCATTGAGGCCCCAGCTAAATGCAGAAGGTGTGGTTTTTTTTGGCACAACACGTGTTATTATTTTGAGTACTTCTTCAGGTATTTTGGGTCTTCATTAAGACAGTACAGttggtggattccaatatgcagacttccgtcgtcccttgctcacttgcttgcttgtgatctcatgatgatgtcaatgATGACAGAAAATGTTTCAATTTCTTGCAAAATCCCAATTTTACTGTCATTTTctcatggtgaatgaaaaacagtcccccaaaagttgttgttgctTGGCTGTCAgccgggaaactttattgttttctccacggaggcgggtccAGGAGGctgagcgaggccacaagcacaagtggaggacgggagtgtgcatattggaatgcacacaatgtGAGAGGAGGCAGGAAATGAGCAATGAGCAGAAGGGGGAGTGTGAAAGGGGTAGATTTGGGAAATGGTGctggtggtctctcaattttttttcCACAGTTGTATGAAAAGCCATATGTGGAGGGCTTAGCGAGCTCCACCACAAACGCCCACCCAGACCCTCTTTATGTTTGGAAGCCAGTTCAActgattattacattacatactacattgcatttgtcagacgctttataaccaaagcgacttacaaaagagGAAAGGCAGTGTCCAGCAATGACCCCTGTTTATGAATGATGAATATTACCATTATTCAGATTGCTTTACAAAAGAGACATGGCCGTACTACCATTGAGGAGACAGAGGTcacgtcctctgtattttttttccagaaatgtaaaatgtatctatgatgaaatcaatctatgatcaacaatgataaatacagtttgtatacgccacccccactgatcctcaaggcagtgattaatgaaaacaaactgaagagtttgactgaagagtttgaatcattctaaatgtacagtatgcagtacagcacgcagtatttgaccacaGTATTTGAAAATATCACGTTACGGCCCTGAAAACAGAAATACGTATGTAAGGGCCAATTTTCTTACCAAACTTTTCCTTGGCCACGTGAGACAGAGTATGGCGTTTCAGACGCGCATTCCTGAttaagcacgcacggagagtgaCATTAAAGTTGAGATGTTGTTTCCATTTATTGTCTACAAtccggttgactttccatttcatcaaataaacaaagaaataagcaGTAAAGCTTTGATAACGCTATTCTATGCGGTCGAAAACTGTATCCTGACCCACActctgtctgccaggcacctgtgagTGTACCAATTAATTATGATCTGTGACTCGCGCCACCAATGCGTGTCAGAGGGAGTGGTTCACAGTGCCAAATCACTTCACAGGTGTGTAGGCGAGACGGAGTGTGTTCAGGTCCAGGTAAGtaaataagaaataaatataaaaacacaagatgattacaaacataaaaggtaagtttataaaacataaacaaacatcagGTAAGTATTTAACTAACTAAAAGTCTTCCATTTACAGGGTTACAGGAAATAAGTCAAAAGTCACAAAAATCACAAATATGGCTCCAACAACGTATGAATCAAGACATAAAAAAGGAAGTGGGTGATGGAGGCATTTCTCAGAAGGTGTCTGTGAGGATATGTCTCAAGGCTCTGCGGACGTAAACGTTGGATTTTCACTTCTGCTTTAAGTCCATTGCATCAGTCGCTGTCACTGGCCGGGTGATTTTTgccctcagggttgccagatgtgaccagatgatttccagccccaaaaatgttcGAAACCCGTCTGGACTCTGGAGGCATGAactcctgcccaatttgaactaaattctattgatgtctatggctaTAACGCTATTTACGCTGATGCCGAAGACTCTGAAGACGGCTTAGgccgaaatgtctgtctgtcatgctaaaacggcaagaattacacccgggagtgcggcttttttactaaacatgaactttgctgtttgctcgcaccctaagaccttgtaagaaacagttgggagttgagcgcactttctaaaaaaatactataaatctacagaaaaacctgcccactacCCTTTTTACCTGCAGATAGGCCTCTCTAACAGCCCAGtggggccaaatctggcaacagtgttgtagggaatttttttttttttttttatgtttaatcCGGTGTCATAGCCGTGAATTTACCATTTGAATCGCATGAAGCCATCGCTTCACTTTAAAGAAAAGTAGTGCACACATGCAGGCGGTGAGTAGGCTATTGGCTTTTTCCAGTATAGTTTCTACCCCTATTGACATTGTTATGAGTGAATGTGTCATACATGTTCCCATactgcacgctgtgtgtgtgtgtgtgtgtgtgtgtgtgtgtgtgtgtgtgtgtgcgtgtgtgcgtgcgtgcgtgcgtgcgtgcgtgcgtgcgtgcgtgcgtgcgtgcgtgcgtgcgtgcgtgcgtgcgtgttggtgaTCTTGTCAATATCTTATAGGCctaagtctgtgtgtgttagtttaaccctatactgcacggtgttgccatatggcaacataccattcttttggcatttcctggtatttaaatataaataatagccACTGATTGATTTTTATATTGAAACTGTGACCTTGTTTTATCTAATGatgtggtttcttgacatcacctgacaccaaacactgccccaggctcgctctttccctcactgtacatgagcgtgtgtccttgacagattgttcacactttttgcaatatttacataattaaaaaaaatattgggatgatctatagttagtcatgatctgttttcaccatttgttttgttttcaactaaaattatttccattttatgttgaaaaataggtatgttgccatacggcaacattgtgcggtaatggaacaagacggtcaatagggaaagtgtattgatacaaatacccaattctaattgattgattaattgatttatttattgattgaatggttgataactgataatatttataattagtgtaaatggcagtctgtaatgaacattaaaaatgttataataggtgtagagaactgttttatgagctttcactctgagtacatgtagaaaagcgaacaaggcctatgcagcctcccccagactgccagaggaataccaaaaaaatccccaaaccccagatttgagcataaagctactgtcatcttgaccatttgaagcctccaaaatgttttgacttcatgtgtatgttataattaggctaattagcacacaacgtttgtgcaaatctgtcaacccaatcaaaaattattgtacaaagtcaaccattttgaaagtcagccattttaaaagcataatctcgaaatttcaaacagctcataaaccaattatattattaacacacgagatttactgcaaatccaagcacccactgaaaagttgtggcgtaaacaaaaggtaggccgtctcgaaagattgacaacttcaaagtcagccatcttgaaaaattcAGCTATCTttaaagcactggcctcacaattttacatggcttatttactcattatagagtgttatcacacaaggtttagtgtaaatccaagcatccattcaaaagttatgacaaataaactgtcggttatgttgaaagatgcctggcccgcaaatcggccatcttgaatgtcggccatcttgaaagtgttggcttccaaaattaaatcagttcatgtacatattatagacagttaccatacacattttttgtgcaaatctgtgcacagatattgtgttaatacctaatatattcattggtggttggtcaaagtaataccactgaaatactgtttttcggggatataataaacagtattcacttgttctctcaggggcaaaaatgtgttaaataactcccttgaactgttgggtaaactttcaatgtttttctgagataaaaacaattatgtttctataaaataatccataatgttgtatgacccttgtttggtcttggagggaaaatgcACACTTGATCCTTTCCGtaaccgcacaatgttgccatatggcaacaaacctaaatgtaccccccaaaaaacttttttttgaaaaaaattgcaaaaatgtcttaagaagttcattttatgtgacaaaaaccacagttagatttttttccatgatgggataataatgtgtgcagtatagggttaacaggcaacttttgtttattttttatttttttgaaaaatgagcGTATGcccactccaaatattttcccaaaaggtatcgctgtttgctagctgtctgctgatgttgcataaccttttggatgtttttgggaataaataaaaatgtttttttgaaatgtaaacaaaagttgcccccattagaatagctcatatctcggaaagggctgagccaaaaaatgcggcgtcactgggtactgacaagtcaagggtagcgtgagcaatacaacagcacattgaaattggcaggagttgccctttaacattACAATGGACTGATAATAATAGCTATCAGTGTGACAACTTTGAGAATGGAAGGGCAACCTAAGCATCTTACAATATTGACAGTGGTCAAAATTGGTGAGGAACATCAATGAACTGTAATGAacattgttttgttgtgttgtgttgtgatgtgtattTTAGAATGTGTTTTATACACAGGCTCTCGGTTGTGATAAAAAATAGCCAAATGGCCTTTATTACCGTAAAATATAGTATGTTGCATAAGAATAGTAGGATGGTaatcaaattcaaattctttattAGACGATAGACCCTTGAGGGATAGACccttttcgagagggtcctcaaagtTCAGACATATACGCATACACTGAAGCTCTtcctcactaccaccaaccccATGTTGCCCATCTCTAATCAAAAAGATGTACAAGAAGTTAGTACAACTTAATACCATGGATGAAAAGCAAATACTACAAATTAAACGTGTTTTGCTAGAATAGAACACCTTTTATTAACTTCAGAATACTCTACTGTGCTGGGACAGGACAAGATACCTTTTATTTTCTAAACTCTTGAACACTAAACATTTTGCTGGTAGAGCACAATTCCTTCAATCCACTTTAGACTACAGTATTTGTTGTTGTGTTATCATTGAACTGGATGCATTTAATTAACTAATGGTAATGTGGTAATGTGACATTACACCATTTATGGAAATgtgcatacagtcccaggaaaaagtttgcgcaccctttgacatttcttacatttctgtcaaaattgatcataaaacatggtctgatcttcccggaaatctcaagaaggaacaatcagagtctgctttaattaattccacccaaacatttacatatttttattggtcataaggccataacattcacaagagagcaaggcataagtaagtacacccttgcattaagtaggttttaaccctcagttagtggcaatatcatcaaccagacttgtcctgtagttgcacatcagattaacaaaacaatctgtttgtatcttgtctccctcttctttagagaactgcctctcgtcagcaaggtttgtgggatgtctggagtgcatagctttcttgacttcatgccatataatttcAATTgtcttttgtcagggctttgactgggctattccagaatttgtatttcattattattaagtCATTCtataaagtcgatttgcttctaaagtataggtttttgtcacatttcagcacccatactcttgtgtgcttcaactgtgtgacagacttcctcgcgtttcttctgtaaaatatcacaataaacttgagttcattgttccactgataatagcaaactgtcaagggcctgaggcagcaaggtagccacatataatgatgctcccgccaccatactcagaagaggagatgtaaccaagaatagctaaaaatgggattcattctgccaatctaaaattaatggggtttctgtccaaaaaatattgctgcacctttgaggtttgcgaaaaagcatttaaatgctttatagaattactgcaaaatattctgtagaccagcgttgaaaccaaagttgaattgttcaggggaacacaaaatgtcatgtttggaggagaactggagaaccacaccttcaccaaaacatcatctccacctttgagtatggtagCGGGAGCATCATtgtatgcggctaccttggtgcctcaggcccttttcagtttgcttttttcagtggaacaatgaactcagaagtttatcgagataatttacagaaaaaaagtgaggtagtctgtcacacagttgaagcacacaagaggatgggtgctgaaatgtgacaacaacccatactttagaagcaaatcgactttagaatggcttcataataatgaaatacacattctggaatagcccagtcaaagccctgacaaaaaacaattgagattatatggcatgaagtcaagaaaactatgcactccagacatcctacaaaccttgctgacgagaggcagttttctaaaaaagagggagaccagatacatccagattgttttgttaatctgatctgcaactacaggaaacatctggttgacgttattgcgactaacttagggttaaaactcATTGAATGCaatggtgtacttacttatgccttgctgtgctgtgaatgtttacatcatatggccaatgaaaatatgaaaacttataaatgtttgggttgaattagttaaagcagactctggttgttccttcttgtgatttccgggaagatcagaccaggTTTTAtcaccaattttgacagaaaggtaagacatttcacagggtgtacaaactttctcctgggactgtatatcccACCTTCCCTCAAGTTGAATAAGTTAATTGTGCTTTctcctgtttctctgtctccaATCTACCATGTACCCATTAAATCGAATGGGTCCAGCTAGATCACAATTGCAAAACAGACATTAGCTGTTAGATGTAAATTAATTAATATACATAATATTGTAATGAGTAGCTACAGCAGAtgagacacacaaaagggccaaaTCACGTCATAAGTTTTGAATAAAAATGGGCAATGTGTGACCACCCGTCCCGCGTAGCGTGTGCGCGCACAGCGTTTCAAGCCCAAATCATGCGTCCCGCGAATTGACCGTTTGTCCCGCATAATCAAGTgtgctcaaagaaaaaaaaagtctgtatcCATGAAACATAGGCAGTCACACGGGGGTTACAAGACCAACCTGCATCAAAGCAAGTCAGCGGTGGGATATAACTTCGTTCCATGCTACTTTGTAACACCTTGCCCTCGCAAGCTGACCGATTCTTCATtatgcgttctatattatgaaagctaaccgcgAGTAGGCTGACTTTCTGTTCAGTTAGGAGAGTCCAACAACACTGTGCCACCttggatcaatgtgaaaacagacactagtcCATGACTTTTTTCCATGGTCCATGGTTGTGCGTGCACgccagggtctgtcccacattgtccctccgaagcataccccttgtccccccttggacttattgcCAGGTGGTCACCCTATGATGAGGCTGCTGTTGGGATGATGATAACTTATTGGGAAGCCCCGGTCAGTTTGCCACCTCTGAGAAAATAAAACCTGGACATTTCAATACTAGTCAATCCCTTTGATGTAGACAATGGCTCCCTTCATTCAGTGTTCAGGGAAACAGTGTTACTTAACCCCTTTAAAGTAAGAGCACATCGAAGTGTTAAATGTTTCCATCAAATTATGCACTGAAGTGTGTGCACTAGGCACTAAACACCAGTGCAGTGACACAAGTGCACAATTTAAGACACAGAAATTGTTTTCCTGTGCTCAATAGCTGATTCAGGGCTGGTTGAATCAAACTAGTGGCAGGGttgtttactttctgaacctggaaTTGACACAGCTGAttatttgtgggtttttttttgttttgctttgttttgttttccattgGACATTTGTATTGTTTCCTAATCCAGGTTGAAGCAACCATGGATATTAACGTGGGATTCCTTATTCTAACAGCATCACTGTGTCTATATCGAGGTATGTATACGCATGTATGTTgtttgtacagtttgtgtgtatataggcctatactgtatagtgtatgACAGTCTCTTATGAATTTACTAAACTTTCTCATTTTGACATCAGTAATATTCAGCGTCAAAAATGAAGTGAAGCAGGTAGGCTGGTTTGAGAAAGAAAAGTATTGCTGTATATAGAAATATAAGCTGACAATCCATAACCtgcaaaaaaaaattgtgtgagaGCATGAGTTAATTTCACAGACTAATATGAGAGCAACCTGCTAGATTGGTGCAAAAACATAGAAAGTCAAGGCAGGTGGATTGGACATTTCCTGGTCCAACGATGTGTCTTCTTATTGTGTTTGTCTTATGTCAGTGTCTGCTGAACCTGGACTTCCTGGTCCTCCTGGACCTACTGGACCTGAGGGACCTAGGGGATTGCCTGGGATTCCTGGAGCTCCTGGAAAGGATGGACCTAGGGGACCGTCTGGGCGTACTGGAGATCGTGGGTTTCCTGGATCTCCTGGAGCTTCTGGGCTTCCTGGTGTTCCAGGAAAATGCACCTGCTCTGAAGGGGGTAAGGTGCATGGTTTTAGGGTGCAGTTGTGCTGTTCCCATTGAACTACATGCATGCTtgtgctgtagcctcttactgcagatggggtcgccggcgggcctactcactatttgctgaaaatactcaactacattataacaacattgctatgacattaccgagagccttaattaacagacatagccattacagtctTGGTGACAGTTGgttatagggtcattccatgtcaattcacacgattCCCTAGAAtttccccaggtgaccctctctgATTTGCCTGATACCTCACATACAGGTACCGtatggtcattttgtcccaaagctgtttttgagtccctcatTTTCTGTCATTTAAAGTCTGAGTGCCTTAAAACTTTTGGAATGCAccgtacagttcccaaatatgatggaaaatcaattataactccaaAAGCATATATGGTTTCCAAGTtttggaaccccaaaatggcaagacttttcatcacgcttttcacaaattcagttttcaaggcttaatatagcctCAAATAATCAAGGTATGATATCTGTAAGTACATCATATGGTAGACAGGGTGATAAAGAGGGAGCATAGTGATTTTTAGGCCTGGATCTTCCTTCAAATTAAAGCTAGAGGTGTCAAAATGTGCTCGGGAATTTTGTGTGCGATTCACAGGCCTGAAAAGTGGGCGTGGCACccaaactttggagggcttcatctccacaACCGTTGGACGTATGATGGTAATACTTTggattctttcaattgacatcaaaaggtacctgtatgtgaggtatcatgtaaatcggagagggtcacctgcagggagggcgtgtgaattgacatggaatgaccctataacatagcctctgcgctaaggggtgaaTTGCAAGACAGAACTTGTCAGCTATATAGCCTTAAAACGATAGTCCACCATTTCTATATTACTTGGAGGTATAAATTGTGTCGACAGAAGCTGGAAGAAGAGTAGAAAGGTATACTcttagaggtagaacattagactagaggtgaccccccttttcacggcaatccgtggcagccattttttttAGGTAGacatgagaaatggaaatgaatggagaggaggctcacctctgtcaaaaaatgtcttaataatgtgaaaatgtccatcaacacaatatacaaggacaatagttaaagtgtgttgctaaatatctacataataaATATAAGCTgattttcaaatgtattttatcaactaagtagatatttagcctgtcatttcaaatctggtctttgactaacgtgttacttcatattcacacagttttttttGACAGAACTTGTCAGCTATATAGCCTTAAAACGATAGTCCACCATTTCTCTATTACTTGGAGGTATAAATTGTGTCGACAGAAGCTGGAAGAAGAGTAGAAAGGTATACTcttagaggtagaacattagactagaggtgaccctgccccccttttcacggcaatccgtggcagccatttttttAGGTAGACAtgtgaaatggaaatgaatggagaggaggctcacctctgacaaaaaatgctttaataatttgaaaatgtccatcaacacactatacaagggaaatagttgaagtgtgttgctaaatatctacatacat from Engraulis encrasicolus isolate BLACKSEA-1 unplaced genomic scaffold, IST_EnEncr_1.0 scaffold_1150_np1212, whole genome shotgun sequence harbors:
- the LOC134442107 gene encoding cuticle collagen 2C-like, encoding MQAVEATMDINVGFLILTASLCLYRVSAEPGLPGPPGPTGPEGPRGLPGIPGAPGKDGPRGPSGRTGDRGFPGSPGASGLPGVPGKCTCSEGGKVHGFRVQLCCSH